The Synechocystis sp. PCC 7509 genome includes a window with the following:
- a CDS encoding IS1 family transposase, with amino-acid sequence MKRGRFVTKKSNQRWLWHAIERKSGKVLAYVFGTRKDEVFLQLRALLEPFGITHFYTDDWGAYSRHLAQSLHKIGKQNTQKIEKKHFVPADSD; translated from the coding sequence ATGAAGAGGGGTCGTTTCGTTACCAAAAAATCTAATCAGAGATGGTTGTGGCACGCTATTGAGCGTAAGAGCGGAAAAGTTTTAGCCTACGTTTTTGGGACACGTAAAGATGAAGTTTTTCTACAATTGAGAGCTTTATTAGAACCCTTTGGAATTACCCATTTTTACACTGATGATTGGGGAGCTTATTCGCGACATTTAGCTCAATCCTTGCATAAAATCGGAAAACAAAACACTCAAAAGATAGAAAAAAAGCATTTTGTTCCTGCGGACTCGGATTAA
- a CDS encoding HEAT repeat domain-containing protein, which produces MLFDSKTQLLQQAQAAQETGNWAIVIQCLQQLALVDIEQQASQVIDLAITVLIEGDFHQRWDIAKLFPRLGANAGIGIDRAISPIIEIVTGDEDEELRWYAARILGEFNQPKAIAALVDLLKSNDNEELTSMAASALGQIGNGAVVALSELLLDENTRLIAVESLAHIRRSEIIAPLLTVVKDADVKIRATTIEALGSFHNPEIPPILIEALNDIAASVRKEAVTGLGFRVDVLEKLDLVNKLVPRLYDFNIDVCCHAAASLGRLKSEGAAVALNTVLNSPHTPINLQLECVRALGRIETPLCLQYLRLCLNEHFSPALQQEVVKVLGQVDQLKTIAGDILLEALQLSNNSTSAIALSLGRLGEIKAIDPLINLLVNPDSKVRLHAIASLQQLAPAQTYQKLQQLNNDAATTPELKQGVKFALNEWQQI; this is translated from the coding sequence ATGCTGTTTGATAGCAAAACTCAACTTTTACAGCAGGCACAAGCGGCGCAAGAAACAGGTAATTGGGCAATAGTCATTCAATGCTTGCAACAACTAGCACTTGTAGATATTGAACAACAAGCAAGTCAAGTAATAGATTTAGCTATTACGGTTTTGATTGAAGGCGATTTTCATCAGCGTTGGGATATAGCAAAATTGTTTCCCCGTTTAGGCGCAAATGCCGGAATTGGAATCGATCGAGCGATTTCGCCAATAATTGAAATTGTTACGGGCGATGAAGACGAAGAATTACGCTGGTATGCAGCTAGGATTTTAGGCGAATTTAATCAACCAAAAGCGATCGCCGCTTTAGTCGATTTACTCAAATCTAATGATAATGAAGAATTAACGTCAATGGCAGCCAGTGCTTTAGGACAAATTGGCAACGGGGCGGTAGTTGCTCTTAGCGAATTACTACTAGATGAAAATACGCGCCTAATCGCTGTAGAATCCCTCGCTCATATCCGGCGATCGGAAATCATTGCGCCATTATTAACTGTAGTTAAAGATGCCGATGTAAAGATTAGAGCGACTACTATTGAAGCTTTGGGGAGTTTTCATAACCCAGAGATCCCGCCTATTTTAATTGAAGCTTTAAATGATATTGCCGCGTCTGTAAGAAAAGAAGCCGTTACAGGTTTAGGTTTTCGCGTTGACGTGCTTGAAAAATTAGACTTAGTTAATAAATTAGTGCCGCGATTGTACGATTTTAATATAGATGTTTGCTGTCATGCGGCGGCTTCTTTAGGCAGATTGAAAAGTGAAGGCGCTGCCGTTGCCCTAAATACGGTGCTAAATTCTCCTCACACACCGATAAACCTACAATTAGAATGTGTCCGGGCTTTGGGAAGAATAGAAACGCCTCTTTGCTTGCAATATCTGCGCCTTTGTTTAAACGAACATTTTTCCCCCGCCTTGCAGCAAGAAGTTGTCAAAGTTTTAGGACAAGTAGACCAATTAAAAACGATCGCCGGAGACATTTTGTTGGAAGCTTTGCAATTATCAAATAATTCTACAAGTGCGATCGCTCTATCATTAGGACGATTGGGAGAAATTAAAGCTATAGATCCGTTAATAAACTTACTTGTTAACCCCGATTCAAAAGTAAGATTACACGCGATCGCCTCTTTACAACAACTAGCCCCAGCCCAAACCTACCAAAAATTACAGCAACTAAATAATGATGCCGCCACTACACCCGAACTCAAACAAGGAGTAAAATTTGCCTTAAATGAATGGCAACAAATATAA
- a CDS encoding IS1/IS1595 family N-terminal zinc-binding domain-containing protein, translating to MITQVLYCPYCQGVDIVKNGKTPQGKQRYQCREQACDGRTFILDYAYPGQSRKVKQQIVDMALNGSGIRDTARVLQVSTSTVIKELKKNKTNCNQ from the coding sequence ATGATTACACAAGTATTATATTGTCCTTACTGTCAAGGAGTAGATATTGTAAAAAATGGGAAGACTCCTCAAGGGAAGCAACGCTACCAATGTCGGGAACAAGCTTGTGATGGTCGAACATTCATTTTAGATTATGCTTATCCGGGTCAGTCCCGAAAAGTAAAACAACAGATTGTAGACATGGCACTTAACGGCAGTGGAATTCGAGATACAGCACGAGTATTACAGGTTAGCACTAGCACTGTTATTAAAGAACTAAAAAAAAACAAAACCAATTGCAATCAGTGA
- a CDS encoding molybdopterin oxidoreductase family protein gives MTDIIKTLCPYCGVGCGLEVSPPVASSQNQNWKVKGDRTHPSSQGMVCVKGATIAESMDCDRLQFPMMRSSLDEPFRRVSWDEALETVANRLKSVYEKSGGDAVCMYGSGQMQTEDYYVAQKLLKGCLGTNNFDSNSRLCMSSAVAGYVQSLGSDGPPCCYDDLELTDCAFIIGANAAECHPIVFNRLQKHHKRHPEVKLIVVDPRRTPTAEVADLHLAIQPGTDIDLLNSIAYLLLQWRKIDQSFIDEYTNQFSDFAEVVSHYSPQEVAKRCGISAADIELAARYWSESERVLSLWSQGVNQSSEGTAKVCSLINLHLLTGQIGKPGSGPFSLTGQPNAMGGREVGGLAHLLPGYRSVSNAQHRQELEQFWQLPPGQVSPNPGRTAWDIITGLETGEVEFLWVVATNPAVSLPDLERVKAALLRSPFTIVQDAYYPTETTAYAHVLLPAAQWGEKTGTMTNSERVVTLCSAFRPPVGEALADWDIIAQVAKRLGFDDKFAFTSSAQVYDEFVQLTRDRPCDMTGLSHQRLLTEGAIQWPCPDKGHISPKRLYTDLRFATADKRAKFTPCHSRGLAEPPDPEYPFVLTTGRLYGHWHTQTRTGRIDKIRQMHPEPFIEIHPRDASKLGIEDNQWVEVRSRRGIAQFPAKITSAIAPNTVFVPMHWGYLWAEKSEANALTHPISCPSSLQPELKACAVQIVSLAVKNADYSSVSLLQTQS, from the coding sequence GTGACAGATATTATTAAAACACTATGTCCTTACTGCGGTGTAGGCTGCGGTTTGGAAGTGTCGCCCCCTGTAGCGAGTAGTCAAAATCAGAATTGGAAAGTAAAAGGCGATCGCACACATCCATCAAGTCAAGGAATGGTATGTGTTAAAGGTGCAACCATTGCTGAATCAATGGATTGCGATCGCTTACAATTCCCCATGATGCGATCGTCTTTAGATGAGCCTTTTCGCCGTGTTAGTTGGGATGAAGCCCTAGAAACCGTAGCTAATCGCCTGAAATCAGTATACGAAAAGTCCGGCGGCGATGCCGTTTGTATGTACGGATCTGGGCAAATGCAGACTGAGGACTACTACGTTGCTCAAAAACTCCTTAAAGGCTGTTTGGGTACAAATAATTTTGATTCTAATTCTCGCTTGTGTATGTCTTCGGCGGTAGCGGGTTACGTGCAAAGCCTGGGATCTGATGGGCCGCCTTGTTGCTACGATGACTTGGAACTAACAGATTGTGCTTTTATTATTGGTGCAAATGCCGCAGAGTGTCACCCCATAGTTTTTAACCGCCTGCAAAAGCATCACAAACGCCACCCAGAAGTAAAACTAATTGTGGTCGATCCTCGGCGTACTCCTACAGCCGAAGTTGCAGACTTACATTTAGCGATTCAACCAGGGACAGATATTGACTTACTCAATAGCATTGCTTATTTACTACTGCAATGGAGAAAAATAGACCAAAGTTTTATTGACGAATATACTAACCAATTCTCCGATTTTGCCGAAGTAGTTTCTCACTACTCACCCCAAGAAGTTGCTAAACGCTGTGGAATTTCGGCGGCGGATATTGAGCTTGCGGCACGTTATTGGAGTGAATCGGAGCGGGTTTTATCTTTGTGGTCGCAAGGGGTTAACCAGTCTTCTGAAGGTACGGCTAAAGTATGCAGTCTGATTAATTTACATTTGCTAACTGGACAAATTGGGAAGCCAGGAAGTGGACCTTTTTCTCTCACTGGTCAGCCTAACGCAATGGGGGGAAGGGAAGTAGGGGGACTTGCGCACCTATTACCCGGTTATCGGTCGGTAAGTAATGCCCAGCATCGGCAAGAACTAGAACAATTTTGGCAACTTCCCCCCGGACAGGTTTCGCCAAATCCAGGTCGCACCGCTTGGGATATTATTACCGGATTAGAAACGGGGGAAGTAGAGTTTTTATGGGTAGTTGCAACCAATCCCGCCGTTAGTTTACCCGACTTAGAGCGCGTCAAAGCCGCTTTATTGCGATCGCCCTTTACCATCGTTCAAGACGCTTACTACCCCACCGAAACCACCGCTTACGCCCATGTTTTGTTACCTGCGGCACAGTGGGGCGAAAAAACTGGGACAATGACAAATTCTGAAAGAGTAGTAACTTTGTGTTCGGCTTTTCGTCCTCCGGTAGGGGAAGCTTTAGCTGATTGGGACATAATCGCCCAAGTTGCTAAAAGGCTGGGATTTGATGATAAGTTTGCGTTTACAAGTTCTGCCCAAGTGTACGATGAATTTGTGCAACTAACGCGCGATCGCCCTTGCGACATGACGGGACTTAGCCATCAAAGGCTTTTAACGGAAGGTGCAATTCAATGGCCCTGTCCTGATAAAGGTCATATCTCTCCTAAGCGGCTTTACACCGATTTGCGCTTTGCAACGGCTGACAAACGGGCTAAATTTACTCCTTGTCACTCGCGGGGACTAGCTGAACCCCCCGATCCCGAATATCCTTTTGTCTTGACTACAGGCAGGTTATACGGACATTGGCACACCCAAACCCGCACCGGACGCATTGATAAAATTAGACAAATGCACCCCGAACCATTTATCGAAATTCATCCCCGCGATGCAAGTAAACTAGGGATTGAAGACAACCAATGGGTAGAAGTACGAAGTCGTCGGGGGATAGCTCAGTTTCCTGCTAAAATTACCAGTGCGATCGCGCCTAATACAGTTTTTGTACCAATGCACTGGGGTTATTTGTGGGCAGAAAAATCGGAAGCAAACGCCCTCACTCATCCCATATCTTGCCCTAGTTCTTTGCAACCAGAATTAAAAGCTTGTGCTGTTCAGATAGTTAGTTTAGCCGTCAAAAACGCCGATTACAGTAGTGTTAGTTTGTTGCAAACTCAATCTTAG
- a CDS encoding LysR family transcriptional regulator codes for MRLEQLQAFLAIAETGSFQQAARKCGVTQSTISRQIQALEADLGLALFHRNAATTLTLGGDRFLPRVRKICQEWHNATAELADLVAGKQPELCIAVIHSICSHYLPPILQQFCRDYPEVQLRVTSLGSDRALKVLKDGMVDLAIVMNNRFLTASSEMVVQVLYDEPIEVLMSANHPLTAYEWIPWDKLTCYPQVVFKDGYGMQRLVQDRFERLEAKLQAVLEVNTLDAFRGVVRQGDMVALLPQSALVEARNDPTLAVRSLGNESSSLTRRVVMVTTQDRLKIPPIRHFWDLVRASIPVPEKIETSA; via the coding sequence ATGCGGCTAGAGCAGTTGCAAGCTTTTTTGGCGATCGCCGAGACAGGCAGTTTTCAGCAAGCAGCGCGAAAATGTGGGGTGACGCAATCAACCATTAGTCGCCAAATTCAAGCATTAGAAGCCGATTTAGGTTTGGCTTTGTTTCATCGCAACGCTGCTACTACTTTAACTTTAGGCGGCGATCGCTTTTTGCCCCGCGTCCGTAAAATTTGCCAGGAGTGGCACAATGCAACAGCAGAACTAGCCGATTTAGTAGCGGGAAAGCAACCAGAATTATGTATTGCGGTAATTCATTCAATTTGCTCTCACTACTTGCCGCCGATCCTGCAACAATTTTGTCGTGACTATCCAGAAGTACAGTTGCGAGTGACTTCTTTGGGGAGCGATCGCGCTTTGAAGGTTCTCAAAGATGGCATGGTAGATTTGGCGATCGTCATGAATAATCGCTTTTTAACCGCTAGTTCCGAGATGGTAGTACAGGTACTATACGATGAACCGATTGAAGTGCTAATGAGCGCAAATCACCCGCTTACAGCCTACGAATGGATACCCTGGGACAAATTAACTTGTTACCCTCAAGTAGTATTTAAAGATGGCTACGGGATGCAACGTTTGGTACAGGATCGCTTTGAGCGCTTGGAGGCGAAACTTCAGGCAGTTTTAGAAGTAAATACTCTTGATGCTTTCCGAGGGGTAGTACGTCAAGGGGATATGGTGGCTTTGCTACCACAATCGGCATTAGTAGAAGCCCGCAACGATCCTACTCTAGCGGTGCGATCGCTCGGTAATGAAAGTTCTAGTTTGACGCGCCGCGTTGTGATGGTGACTACTCAAGATCGGCTTAAAATCCCCCCGATTCGCCACTTTTGGGACTTGGTACGAGCGTCTATCCCTGTGCCGGAAAAAATAGAAACCAGCGCTTAA
- a CDS encoding IS1 family transposase translates to MFLRTRIKRLARKTICFSKTVAMHDLVIGLFINRYEFGLSI, encoded by the coding sequence TTGTTCCTGCGGACTCGGATTAAACGTTTAGCTCGAAAAACAATTTGTTTTTCCAAGACGGTTGCTATGCACGATTTGGTGATTGGACTATTTATTAATAGATACGAGTTTGGACTGTCCATTTAA
- a CDS encoding GAF domain-containing protein: MINSVYFQSQLYEAIALICKTGGWDYGEAWIPCPEGVLELSPVWYSRPDTEEIEKFRLCSEAFVIPPNQGLPGRVWAKGQPEWIVDVSARSETYFLRNQIAKACGVKAGFGIPIKCDRQIIVVLVFFMQTAGDRNQQTVDFITAVAAELEQALSHSPALI, translated from the coding sequence ATGATCAACTCAGTATATTTCCAATCTCAACTGTACGAGGCGATCGCACTTATTTGCAAAACAGGCGGCTGGGATTATGGCGAAGCTTGGATTCCTTGCCCAGAAGGAGTTTTAGAACTTAGTCCTGTTTGGTACAGTCGCCCAGATACCGAAGAAATCGAGAAATTTCGCCTGTGTAGTGAAGCGTTTGTGATTCCGCCAAATCAAGGATTGCCTGGTAGAGTTTGGGCAAAAGGTCAACCAGAATGGATTGTAGATGTCTCTGCTAGATCGGAAACATATTTTTTACGCAATCAGATCGCCAAAGCTTGCGGTGTCAAGGCTGGCTTTGGTATCCCGATTAAATGCGATCGCCAAATCATAGTAGTGCTAGTCTTTTTTATGCAGACTGCTGGCGATCGCAATCAGCAAACAGTTGACTTTATTACCGCCGTAGCTGCCGAATTAGAACAAGCTCTAAGCCATAGTCCGGCTTTAATCTAG
- a CDS encoding nitrate ABC transporter ATP-binding protein (This model describes the ATP binding subunits of ATP-binding cassette (ABC) transporters for nitrate transport, or for bicarbonate transport, in bacteria and archaea.) — protein sequence MQILKTNQATSPITTPTTKNEHFLVIENVSKIYPTPTGPYTVLDGVELSVGEGEFVCLIGHSGCGKSTLLNMVAGFNTPSDGEVRLNSKAITEPGPDRMMVFQNYCLLPWMTAFENVYLAVDSVYPDKPEAQKRAIVKEHLAMVGLTESADKKPTQLSGGMKQRVAIARALSIRPQVLILDEPFGALDAITKEELQEELLKIWQDYQVTVLMITHDIDEALFLADRLVMMTNGPSAKIGEVLTIPFPRPRNRAQMLEDPEYYNLRNYALDFLFRRFAHDDD from the coding sequence ATGCAAATACTTAAAACTAATCAAGCAACTTCTCCAATAACTACGCCAACAACTAAAAACGAACATTTTCTAGTTATTGAGAATGTCTCAAAAATTTATCCCACCCCCACAGGCCCTTATACAGTCCTAGATGGCGTAGAACTGAGCGTAGGTGAAGGTGAATTTGTTTGCCTAATTGGTCACTCTGGTTGTGGCAAATCAACGCTGCTAAACATGGTGGCAGGATTTAACACCCCTTCTGATGGTGAAGTTAGACTAAATTCAAAAGCAATTACTGAACCCGGCCCCGACCGGATGATGGTGTTTCAAAATTATTGCTTATTGCCTTGGATGACTGCTTTTGAGAACGTTTATTTAGCTGTAGATTCCGTTTATCCTGACAAGCCAGAAGCACAAAAAAGAGCGATTGTTAAGGAACATTTGGCAATGGTGGGGTTAACAGAATCCGCCGACAAAAAGCCGACGCAGCTATCGGGAGGGATGAAACAAAGAGTTGCGATCGCCCGCGCTTTATCAATTCGCCCTCAAGTATTGATTTTAGATGAACCTTTTGGGGCATTGGACGCGATTACAAAAGAAGAATTGCAAGAAGAATTATTGAAAATTTGGCAAGATTATCAAGTAACAGTGTTGATGATTACCCACGACATCGACGAAGCGCTATTTTTGGCAGATCGTTTAGTAATGATGACTAATGGACCCTCAGCAAAAATTGGCGAAGTATTAACTATTCCCTTCCCCCGTCCCCGCAACCGCGCCCAGATGTTGGAAGATCCTGAATACTACAACTTGCGTAACTACGCGCTAGACTTCCTATTTAGACGTTTTGCTCACGACGATGATTAA
- the cynS gene encoding cyanase → MTSLEITEQLLKAKQVKSMSFQDLGKVLGRDPMWVAALIYRQATASEDEASKLAQALDLSPEIAQELTEFPVKGSLDPIIPTDPLIYRFYEIMQVYGMPLKAVIQEEFGDGIMSAIDFTMNVEKETDPKGDRVKITMSGKFLPYKKW, encoded by the coding sequence ATGACAAGCTTAGAAATTACCGAACAATTATTAAAAGCCAAACAAGTTAAAAGCATGAGCTTTCAAGACTTGGGTAAAGTATTAGGGCGCGATCCAATGTGGGTTGCCGCCTTAATTTATCGTCAAGCTACAGCATCGGAAGATGAAGCGAGCAAATTAGCTCAAGCTTTAGATTTATCGCCAGAAATAGCCCAAGAATTAACCGAATTTCCTGTTAAAGGCTCTTTAGACCCAATTATTCCTACAGATCCTTTAATTTATCGGTTTTATGAGATTATGCAGGTTTATGGAATGCCGCTTAAAGCTGTGATTCAAGAGGAGTTTGGCGACGGAATTATGAGCGCCATAGATTTCACAATGAATGTCGAGAAAGAAACAGATCCAAAAGGCGATCGCGTCAAAATTACCATGTCTGGAAAATTTCTACCTTACAAAAAATGGTAG
- a CDS encoding anthranilate phosphoribosyltransferase family protein: MSTAFRELLKKVGSGVHTGEDLTRAESMAATKMMLLAEATPAQIGAFLIAHRIKRPTGEELAGMLDAYSELGAKLQPINFARSPIVLGIPYDGRSRTAPISPITALLLITANQPVIMHGSDRSPTKYGLPLIEIWQGLGVDFSKLSLAQTQQVFETTGLGFVYLPQHFSQAQVIFDYRDQIGKRPPFATMELVWCPYTGDAHIIAGFVHPPTEGMFQGALTLRGTSNFTTVKGLEGSCDLPRDRTAIVGIFTGDALVEHLHLSARDYGFSNKNVPLTSTPELVAAMQTVLQGKPSELMQSALWNGGFYLWRSGICSDMRSGIAKAEELLTSGEVAQKLKEISAVVKKS, from the coding sequence ATGAGTACGGCATTTAGAGAGTTATTAAAAAAAGTAGGTAGTGGGGTGCATACGGGGGAGGATTTGACCCGCGCGGAGTCTATGGCGGCAACAAAAATGATGCTACTAGCCGAAGCTACCCCCGCCCAAATTGGCGCATTTTTAATCGCTCACCGAATTAAGCGCCCGACAGGAGAAGAATTAGCCGGAATGCTTGATGCTTACTCAGAATTAGGGGCAAAACTGCAACCAATTAATTTTGCCCGATCGCCAATTGTGTTAGGAATACCCTATGATGGGCGATCACGGACTGCACCCATTAGTCCCATAACAGCATTACTATTAATTACCGCCAACCAGCCTGTAATCATGCACGGGAGCGATCGATCGCCTACTAAGTACGGACTGCCATTAATAGAGATTTGGCAAGGCTTAGGAGTCGATTTTAGTAAACTATCTTTGGCGCAAACTCAACAGGTATTTGAGACAACAGGATTAGGATTTGTCTACTTACCTCAACACTTTAGTCAAGCACAAGTCATATTTGATTACCGCGATCAAATCGGCAAACGTCCGCCTTTTGCGACAATGGAATTAGTTTGGTGTCCTTACACTGGGGATGCACATATTATTGCTGGCTTCGTACACCCGCCCACAGAAGGAATGTTTCAAGGCGCTTTAACTTTGCGGGGAACAAGCAATTTTACAACAGTTAAAGGCTTAGAAGGTAGTTGTGACTTACCGCGCGATCGCACGGCAATAGTAGGCATATTTACTGGCGATGCTTTAGTAGAACACTTACACCTATCCGCCCGTGACTATGGTTTTAGTAACAAAAATGTACCTCTAACTTCCACTCCAGAATTAGTTGCTGCTATGCAAACAGTATTGCAAGGTAAACCCTCAGAATTGATGCAAAGTGCCTTGTGGAATGGCGGTTTTTATCTGTGGCGTAGCGGTATTTGCTCTGATATGCGATCGGGTATTGCTAAAGCCGAAGAATTATTAACTAGCGGTGAAGTTGCCCAAAAACTAAAAGAAATTAGTGCTGTTGTCAAAAAGAGTTGA
- a CDS encoding ferredoxin--nitrite reductase yields the protein MTQAGESKPTLNKFEKIKAEKNGLVLKQELDYLASIGWEAMDEADRDYRLRDLGLFYRTVTPGKFMLRMRLANGIIIASQMRALGEIVQHYGDEGNADITTRQNIQLRGVRIEDVPDIFKKLHQYGLTSVQSGVDNVRNITGSPLAGIDPDELIDTRGLCRMVQDMITNNGEGNPAMVNLPRKFNIAIAGCKDNSVHAELNDLAFIPAYKNDTIGFNVIVGGMFSPKLCVAAVPLNVWVSPDDVVALSKAVLLTYRNHGLRANRQKSRLMYLIDKWGIEEFRTQVENQIGHPLEIAAEKDEFMWNKYDHIGVSKQKQPGLNFAGVHIPIGRLYAQDMFDLARMAEVYGTGEIRFTVEQNLIIPNIPNSRLETFLQEPLLERFSINPENLSRRLVSCTGSQFCGFALIETKNRALAMIKALEAEITVEQPVRIHWTGCPNSCGQPQVADIGLMGTKGRKNGQVVEAVDIWMGGKVGFEAELGSRIMKQIPCDDLKPVLKDLLIEHFGAKLKKSPESFVPQEFLSVSSN from the coding sequence CTGACCCAAGCCGGAGAAAGTAAGCCAACTTTAAACAAATTTGAAAAAATCAAAGCCGAAAAAAATGGTTTAGTCCTCAAGCAAGAATTAGACTATTTGGCAAGCATTGGCTGGGAAGCAATGGACGAAGCTGATCGCGATTACCGATTGCGCGATTTAGGATTGTTTTATCGTACCGTTACTCCCGGTAAATTTATGCTGCGAATGCGCCTAGCTAATGGCATAATTATCGCAAGTCAAATGCGGGCTTTAGGCGAAATTGTCCAACACTACGGCGATGAAGGCAACGCAGACATCACCACTAGGCAAAATATTCAGTTGCGCGGCGTTCGGATTGAAGATGTACCAGATATTTTTAAAAAGCTGCATCAATATGGGCTAACTTCGGTGCAATCGGGTGTAGACAACGTTCGTAATATTACAGGTTCGCCTTTAGCTGGTATCGATCCTGATGAACTAATCGATACGCGGGGGTTGTGTCGCATGGTGCAAGACATGATTACAAATAATGGCGAAGGCAACCCAGCAATGGTTAACTTACCACGCAAATTTAATATTGCGATCGCCGGATGCAAAGATAACTCCGTCCACGCCGAACTTAACGACCTTGCTTTTATCCCTGCTTATAAAAACGATACCATTGGCTTCAATGTCATTGTCGGCGGGATGTTTTCCCCCAAACTTTGCGTCGCCGCCGTACCGCTTAATGTTTGGGTTAGTCCTGATGATGTAGTTGCACTAAGTAAAGCTGTTTTACTCACTTATCGCAATCATGGTTTACGCGCAAATAGACAAAAATCGCGCCTGATGTATCTGATTGACAAATGGGGAATAGAGGAGTTTCGCACTCAAGTAGAAAACCAAATTGGTCATCCTCTAGAGATTGCTGCCGAAAAAGACGAGTTTATGTGGAATAAATACGACCATATTGGCGTATCTAAACAAAAGCAACCCGGATTAAACTTTGCGGGGGTACATATTCCCATTGGGCGCTTGTATGCTCAAGATATGTTTGATTTGGCGCGGATGGCGGAGGTTTATGGGACTGGAGAAATTCGCTTTACTGTCGAGCAAAATCTAATTATTCCCAATATTCCCAACTCTAGGCTAGAAACATTTTTGCAAGAGCCACTTTTAGAACGTTTTTCCATTAACCCGGAAAACCTGTCGCGGCGGTTAGTTTCTTGTACTGGGAGTCAATTTTGCGGATTTGCCCTAATTGAAACCAAAAATCGCGCCTTAGCAATGATTAAAGCTTTGGAAGCAGAAATTACTGTAGAGCAACCTGTGCGTATTCATTGGACTGGTTGCCCTAATTCTTGCGGACAGCCACAAGTTGCCGATATTGGCTTAATGGGAACAAAAGGACGCAAAAACGGGCAGGTTGTAGAAGCTGTAGATATTTGGATGGGTGGAAAAGTCGGCTTTGAAGCTGAACTTGGTAGCCGAATAATGAAACAAATTCCTTGCGACGACCTTAAACCAGTGCTAAAAGACTTGTTAATTGAACATTTTGGCGCAAAACTCAAAAAATCGCCCGAAAGCTTTGTCCCCCAAGAATTTTTAAGTGTTAGCAGTAATTAA